A single window of Paenibacillus sp. FSL H8-0537 DNA harbors:
- a CDS encoding ABC transporter permease subunit, translated as MPEASKQPSRDYRPSVLGRLRKDKWLYILLLPGLLYFIVFKYVPMWGVLLAFKNFQPFTGFLKSEWVGLEHFQLFFANPEFFMLLRNTLLLSLYNLVFFFPAPIVLAILMNEVRFALFKRTVQTMIYVPHFISMVIVASMTYVFLTTAGGPVNEMLEQYTGRKIEFLATPEWFKPLIIMQTIWKECGWGTIIFLAALAGVDMEQYEAATMDGANRWKQIWHITLPAVRSTIVILLILRMGNILENGFEQIYLMLNPLNRQAAEVFDTYVYMMGITQGAFSYSTAVGLFKSLIGVVLVVGANYLAKRFGQSGLY; from the coding sequence GCCAGGCTTGCTTTATTTTATCGTATTTAAATATGTGCCCATGTGGGGCGTGCTGCTGGCATTCAAAAATTTCCAACCGTTTACCGGATTTTTGAAAAGCGAGTGGGTGGGACTGGAGCATTTTCAACTGTTTTTTGCCAATCCCGAGTTTTTCATGCTGCTGCGCAATACGCTGCTGCTTTCCTTATACAATTTAGTGTTTTTCTTCCCGGCACCGATCGTGCTGGCGATATTGATGAATGAAGTACGCTTCGCGCTTTTCAAACGCACCGTGCAGACGATGATTTATGTACCGCATTTCATCTCCATGGTCATTGTGGCGAGTATGACGTATGTGTTTCTGACGACGGCCGGAGGCCCGGTCAACGAAATGCTGGAGCAGTATACCGGGCGCAAAATCGAATTTCTCGCCACGCCCGAATGGTTCAAGCCGTTAATCATTATGCAAACCATTTGGAAGGAATGCGGCTGGGGGACGATCATTTTTCTCGCAGCGCTTGCAGGCGTAGATATGGAGCAATACGAGGCCGCTACGATGGATGGCGCAAATCGCTGGAAGCAAATTTGGCATATTACGCTGCCGGCAGTGCGCAGTACGATAGTGATTTTGCTTATTTTACGAATGGGCAACATTCTCGAAAATGGCTTCGAACAAATTTATCTCATGCTGAACCCGCTCAATAGGCAGGCGGCAGAAGTGTTTGATACGTATGTGTACATGATGGGAATCACTCAAGGCGCATTCAGCTACAGTACCGCAGTTGGTCTGTTCAAATCGCTCATCGGCGTCGTGCTTGTCGTCGGGGCGAACTATTTGGCGAAGCGCTTCGGACAGTCGGGGCTGTACTAG
- a CDS encoding carbohydrate ABC transporter permease gives MAKHYNTVSSRVFDTANYIVLSVCALAAVLPFIFVISGSFATDAELTQRTVFLIPRTFSLAAYEFIFSTNTIMKSIGVSLFIASFGTLVNLFFTVTMAYPLARRNLMGRNVVLNLVIFSMLFSGGMIPTYLVIRELGMLDSYWALIIPGAISAFNLIIIKNFFQELPPGLEEAARIDGCTELGLLWRIVLPLSKPVLATFALFYAVGHWNDFFTALLYINDPQKWPLQVLLRQIVLLSQAAAGDINAMDPSFVKPPDQSIKMAVIVVGTVPILLVYPFLQKHFAKGVLIGSIKG, from the coding sequence ATGGCTAAGCATTACAATACGGTATCCAGCCGAGTGTTTGATACCGCGAATTATATCGTGCTCAGCGTCTGTGCACTGGCGGCGGTGCTGCCATTTATTTTCGTCATATCGGGCTCGTTCGCAACCGATGCGGAGCTGACCCAGCGTACGGTGTTTCTCATACCGAGGACGTTTTCGCTGGCGGCATATGAATTTATTTTTTCAACGAATACGATTATGAAAAGCATTGGCGTTTCCCTGTTTATCGCTTCATTCGGGACGCTGGTCAACTTGTTTTTCACGGTTACGATGGCTTATCCACTGGCAAGACGCAATTTGATGGGCCGCAATGTCGTGCTGAATCTCGTCATTTTCTCGATGCTGTTCAGCGGCGGCATGATTCCGACGTATTTGGTCATTCGCGAGCTAGGGATGCTCGATTCCTACTGGGCGCTCATTATACCGGGAGCGATTAGCGCCTTCAACCTAATCATTATTAAAAACTTTTTCCAGGAGCTGCCGCCGGGGCTGGAGGAAGCAGCGCGCATTGACGGCTGTACGGAGCTGGGTCTGCTGTGGCGCATCGTTTTGCCGTTGTCAAAGCCGGTCCTTGCAACCTTTGCCCTGTTTTATGCAGTGGGCCACTGGAATGATTTTTTCACGGCGCTGCTGTATATTAATGATCCGCAAAAATGGCCGCTTCAAGTGCTGCTGCGCCAAATTGTCCTGCTGTCTCAGGCAGCGGCAGGCGACATCAATGCGATGGACCCGTCCTTCGTCAAGCCGCCCGACCAATCGATCAAGATGGCGGTAATCGTCGTCGGCACTGTGCCGATTCTGCTCGTCTATCCGTTTTTGCAAAAGCATTTTGCCAAGGGCGTGCTCATTGGCTCAATTAAGGGCTAA
- a CDS encoding extracellular solute-binding protein — protein sequence MRKKEGKRKRLLPMLLVGTMAGAVIAGCSQQGENVEGSAGGASAAPAGTAGGSPAAEKALQLNIMLPIFKTNFPKDDSPVAAEIEKRTNTDIHFEWVPNASYTDKFNITLASGKLPDIMYVPDVKSPSFVNAAKSGAFWEIGPYLKDYKNLSQANPVILNNSSVDGKNYGLYRGRPLGRNGVFYRKDWLDAVGLQTPQTIDDFYNMLKAFKEKDPDKNGKDDTYGMVMVKWTGQWASGFDTIKLWFGSPNKWGERDGKLIVDYETPEYLEALKFMKKLYDEKLINQDFAIMDSAKWNDPLVNNQAGVIVDVVDGAARADDKIHAALAAAGKDQPDVHYMDVFGGVKGTDGQVRTLPTSGFAGLLAFPKSSIKNEEELKQILKFMDQLSEPEMQTLLGYGIENTHHTIVDGALVPSKDPALLESEVEGLNQMLSFIPEDKSTKVKQTPLRIKQLEVQKENEQLIVMNPAEPFISDVYTLKGAQLDNIMNDARIKFIVGQIDEAGFKDAIQLWKTSGGDDLSKEMNELFAGSK from the coding sequence ATGAGAAAGAAAGAAGGAAAGAGAAAGCGTTTGCTGCCTATGCTGCTCGTTGGGACAATGGCGGGAGCGGTAATTGCAGGCTGCTCGCAGCAGGGGGAAAATGTGGAAGGTAGCGCAGGAGGTGCGTCTGCTGCACCAGCCGGTACAGCAGGGGGAAGCCCAGCGGCAGAAAAGGCGCTGCAGCTCAATATCATGCTGCCGATTTTTAAGACGAATTTCCCGAAGGATGATAGTCCGGTAGCAGCAGAGATCGAGAAACGGACGAATACCGACATTCATTTTGAGTGGGTGCCGAACGCTTCTTATACGGATAAATTTAATATTACGCTCGCCTCGGGCAAGCTGCCGGATATTATGTATGTGCCGGATGTGAAGTCCCCGAGCTTCGTTAATGCCGCGAAATCCGGCGCGTTTTGGGAAATCGGGCCTTATTTGAAGGATTATAAAAATTTGAGCCAGGCGAACCCGGTCATTTTAAACAACTCCTCTGTTGACGGCAAAAACTACGGGCTGTACCGCGGCCGTCCGCTTGGTCGCAATGGGGTATTTTACCGCAAGGATTGGCTCGATGCTGTTGGCCTCCAAACGCCGCAAACGATTGATGATTTTTACAACATGCTGAAGGCGTTCAAGGAGAAGGATCCGGATAAAAACGGCAAGGATGATACGTACGGCATGGTCATGGTCAAGTGGACGGGCCAGTGGGCGAGCGGCTTCGATACGATCAAGCTGTGGTTTGGGTCACCGAACAAATGGGGCGAGCGGGACGGCAAGCTCATTGTTGATTATGAAACGCCTGAATATTTGGAAGCGCTTAAATTCATGAAAAAGCTGTACGATGAAAAGCTGATTAATCAGGATTTTGCCATTATGGATTCAGCAAAATGGAATGATCCGCTTGTTAATAATCAGGCTGGCGTCATTGTGGACGTCGTGGACGGCGCGGCGCGGGCTGATGATAAAATTCATGCTGCGCTTGCGGCAGCGGGCAAAGACCAGCCGGATGTGCATTATATGGATGTGTTTGGCGGAGTGAAAGGAACGGATGGACAGGTACGGACCTTGCCAACTTCAGGCTTTGCTGGCTTGCTGGCTTTCCCGAAATCGTCCATTAAAAACGAGGAGGAGCTGAAGCAAATCCTCAAGTTTATGGATCAATTGAGCGAGCCGGAAATGCAGACGCTGCTAGGCTACGGCATTGAGAACACGCATCATACGATAGTGGATGGCGCACTTGTGCCAAGCAAGGATCCAGCGCTGCTCGAATCCGAGGTCGAGGGATTGAATCAGATGCTCAGCTTTATACCAGAGGACAAGTCGACGAAGGTGAAGCAGACACCGCTGCGTATTAAGCAGTTGGAGGTACAGAAGGAAAATGAGCAGCTTATCGTGATGAACCCGGCAGAGCCTTTTATCTCTGACGTTTATACGCTTAAGGGCGCCCAACTGGACAATATTATGAATGATGCCCGGATTAAGTTTATCGTCGGCCAAATCGACGAGGCTGGTTTTAAAGACGCGATTCAGCTGTGGAAAACGAGTGGCGGCGATGATCTGAGCAAGGAAATGAACGAGCTGTTTGCAGGAAGTAAATAG
- a CDS encoding AraC family transcriptional regulator, with protein MIRRMKARLMPGAGLTAGPKGRFYRKNLILLLVVCSIPGLITGALVYFLAGGILEDRLLEQHNEQIEQRAQSIDEQLTNLELMLSHWAFDSKFDYTLGNRDYVQQFEKARDITKTLLVMQGSNTMNKQVGLYLGGEQHVLFGPEYGVLQGDGQAAAYEGLLQSDKVAYWTQVAFDTDRPSYKELTLVHYVPGGSLHPFGALLIRLDNDKVSEMLRTMTPGEGGETYLMQDNGELYASTSGNDRDSEFVSALNEAVAAEVSHKGSFLFRFSESGMTYAVSYGKLSRIADNWTYVSASPITGITEPVIVVSKSIVAASLGALLLAAILAWLASRSIYSPVNRLMTVLRERSAPAGKPECEFTWIERQWQHLHRESEELHAKLSEQLPHVKESFLHQLLQGYLADYSEGELLRRMERYKWRVEPGTHYMVLYMKLTGIANLEGKFKYGDEGLATFAAVNMMEELAAKYFEQSNTINFHNLAAGLLIIVPEGRSYREELHAFSEAAMQAFNQILNMRATIAISPDTASITEIPHLFEETKHAVSFRRYDQENQIIDMEQLEEQGSAASEPAYPFTLEREFIQALRTGREAEAYELLEQFLQALSSEEAKEMDVQQGMLHLLGSVQHAIMVSGISPNRLFKGANRYEQLSQIREPELLLDWFRGMIAAPFLKELGERTNAGVKRQIEHAMLYLQQHYMSDISLDSCAEHIGMNPFFLSKSFKQVTGKNFIDYLTGLRMDKAKELLRESVLKINDVAEQVGYQHSYFNRIFKKLEGMTPSRYRELSQAE; from the coding sequence ATGATCAGAAGAATGAAAGCCAGGCTTATGCCGGGGGCGGGGCTGACAGCGGGTCCGAAAGGAAGATTTTATCGCAAAAATCTTATTTTGCTGCTCGTCGTTTGCAGCATTCCGGGACTGATTACCGGGGCGCTCGTTTATTTTTTGGCTGGGGGCATACTGGAGGACCGCTTGCTGGAGCAGCATAATGAGCAAATTGAGCAGCGGGCGCAAAGCATTGACGAGCAGTTGACGAATTTGGAGCTGATGCTGTCGCATTGGGCATTCGATTCCAAGTTCGATTACACGCTTGGCAATCGGGACTATGTGCAGCAGTTCGAGAAGGCGCGTGACATTACGAAGACGCTGCTGGTCATGCAGGGCTCCAATACGATGAACAAGCAGGTCGGGCTGTATCTTGGCGGGGAGCAGCATGTGCTGTTCGGGCCGGAATATGGCGTGCTGCAAGGAGATGGACAGGCGGCTGCCTATGAAGGCCTGCTTCAATCGGATAAAGTAGCTTATTGGACACAGGTTGCCTTTGACACGGACCGTCCGTCCTATAAGGAGCTGACACTTGTGCATTACGTTCCTGGAGGCAGTCTGCATCCGTTCGGAGCACTGCTTATTAGACTTGATAATGACAAGGTAAGCGAAATGCTGCGGACGATGACGCCAGGTGAAGGCGGAGAAACGTATTTGATGCAGGATAACGGAGAGCTGTATGCGTCAACGAGCGGGAATGACAGAGATTCTGAATTTGTAAGCGCTTTAAATGAGGCGGTTGCAGCTGAAGTTTCGCATAAAGGCTCCTTTTTGTTCCGGTTCAGCGAGAGCGGCATGACGTATGCAGTTTCCTATGGCAAGCTGTCCCGGATTGCAGACAACTGGACTTATGTATCTGCTTCGCCGATTACGGGCATTACCGAGCCGGTGATCGTCGTATCGAAAAGCATTGTTGCGGCCAGCCTTGGCGCCTTGCTGCTTGCTGCCATTCTGGCGTGGCTTGCCTCGCGCAGCATATATTCCCCGGTCAATCGCTTGATGACGGTGCTGCGGGAGCGAAGCGCGCCAGCAGGCAAGCCGGAATGCGAATTTACGTGGATCGAGCGGCAGTGGCAGCATTTGCACCGGGAAAGCGAGGAGCTGCATGCGAAGCTTTCGGAGCAGCTGCCTCATGTGAAGGAGAGCTTTCTGCACCAGCTGCTGCAAGGCTATTTGGCGGATTACTCCGAAGGGGAGCTGCTTCGCCGAATGGAGCGTTACAAATGGCGGGTGGAGCCTGGCACGCATTATATGGTGCTTTATATGAAGCTGACTGGAATTGCTAATTTGGAGGGCAAATTCAAATATGGCGATGAGGGGCTGGCGACGTTTGCGGCGGTCAATATGATGGAGGAGCTGGCGGCAAAATATTTTGAGCAGAGCAACACGATCAACTTTCATAATTTAGCAGCTGGCTTGCTTATTATTGTGCCGGAAGGGCGCTCATATCGCGAGGAGCTGCATGCATTCAGTGAAGCAGCGATGCAGGCGTTCAACCAAATTCTTAATATGCGGGCGACGATCGCGATCAGCCCGGATACAGCGAGCATAACAGAGATTCCGCATCTGTTCGAGGAGACGAAGCATGCGGTCAGCTTCCGGCGCTACGATCAGGAAAATCAAATTATTGATATGGAGCAGCTGGAGGAGCAGGGCAGCGCAGCGTCGGAGCCTGCCTATCCATTTACGCTGGAGCGGGAGTTTATACAGGCGCTCCGTACGGGGCGTGAAGCTGAGGCATATGAGCTGCTCGAGCAGTTTCTGCAGGCATTGTCCAGCGAAGAGGCGAAGGAAATGGATGTGCAGCAGGGCATGCTGCATTTGCTCGGTTCCGTCCAGCATGCCATTATGGTGTCGGGCATCTCCCCGAACCGCTTGTTCAAGGGAGCAAACCGTTATGAGCAGCTGTCGCAAATCCGCGAGCCGGAGCTGCTGCTGGATTGGTTCCGCGGCATGATTGCCGCTCCGTTTCTTAAGGAACTGGGCGAGCGGACGAATGCTGGGGTGAAGCGGCAGATCGAGCATGCGATGCTGTATTTGCAGCAGCATTATATGAGCGATATTTCTCTAGACAGCTGTGCGGAGCATATCGGCATGAATCCTTTTTTCCTAAGCAAGTCGTTTAAGCAGGTGACCGGGAAAAATTTTATCGACTATTTAACCGGGCTGCGGATGGATAAAGCGAAGGAGCTGCTGCGCGAATCGGTGCTGAAAATCAATGACGTTGCCGAGCAGGTCGGCTATCAGCACAGCTATTTCAACCGTATTTTCAAAAAGCTGGAGGGCATGACGCCAAGCCGCTACCGCGAGCTGAGTCAGGCGGAGTAG
- a CDS encoding DUF1961 family protein has translation MIPASWKLIYDNPLRTAEDMSGFRAEGDALLSFPQQRLRLASARDEAEGQQANFVLWCPHHFPADVAIAWDFRPIAEPGLAILFFAAEGGSGEDLFDCALAARNGPYEQYHHGDINALHLAYFRRRWPEERQFHTCNLRKSYGFHLVAQGADPLPGTADCAESYRMLLVKRGGSIYFSINELPILEWKDDGEAYGPLLGAGKIGFRQMAPLVAEYANLKVYGEE, from the coding sequence ATGATTCCAGCGAGCTGGAAGCTGATATATGACAATCCGCTGCGCACCGCGGAGGATATGAGCGGTTTCCGCGCGGAGGGGGATGCGCTCCTTTCCTTTCCGCAGCAGCGGCTGCGTCTAGCCAGTGCCCGGGATGAGGCAGAAGGCCAGCAGGCAAACTTTGTATTGTGGTGCCCGCATCATTTTCCAGCTGATGTGGCCATCGCTTGGGATTTTCGCCCGATAGCGGAGCCGGGTCTGGCGATATTGTTTTTTGCGGCGGAGGGGGGCAGCGGGGAGGATTTGTTCGATTGTGCGCTTGCTGCGCGAAACGGCCCCTATGAGCAATATCATCACGGCGATATAAATGCGCTGCACTTGGCTTATTTTCGCAGACGCTGGCCGGAGGAACGGCAGTTCCATACTTGCAATTTGCGCAAAAGCTACGGTTTTCATCTCGTGGCGCAAGGTGCCGATCCGCTGCCGGGGACGGCTGACTGCGCTGAAAGCTATCGCATGCTGCTTGTGAAGCGGGGTGGCAGCATTTATTTTTCCATTAATGAGCTGCCTATTCTGGAATGGAAGGATGACGGCGAAGCTTATGGCCCGCTGCTCGGGGCTGGCAAAATCGGATTTCGGCAAATGGCGCCGCTCGTTGCGGAATACGCCAATTTAAAAGTATATGGGGAGGAATAA
- a CDS encoding polysaccharide deacetylase family protein: MTSILLCFPQGKHKALTMSYDDGVNADKRLVNIFNQHGIKGTFHINGGLFGTGRRLTEQEAVKLYDGHEVSAHTLTHPTIARCPAEQIVHEVMEDRKRLEHLFGYAVRGMSYPNGSFSPAIKTMLPSLGIEYARVVQTTGDFGLPDDWHEWKATCHHNDHLMEHAQTFAELHKTQYLYLMYVWGHSYEFDDQGNWELMEQFCEYIGGREDIWYATNKEIVDYIKAYERLQFSAGLTFVENPSAQSIWLSVDGVKLEVAGGSRVSLIGSKEE, encoded by the coding sequence ATGACGTCTATCCTGCTTTGTTTTCCACAGGGCAAGCATAAAGCATTGACAATGAGCTATGACGATGGCGTGAACGCTGATAAGCGCCTCGTAAATATTTTTAACCAGCATGGTATTAAAGGCACTTTCCATATTAATGGCGGGCTGTTCGGCACGGGGCGCAGGCTGACGGAGCAGGAGGCGGTGAAGCTTTACGACGGCCATGAGGTTTCCGCTCATACGTTAACCCATCCGACGATTGCCCGGTGCCCGGCTGAGCAGATTGTGCATGAGGTGATGGAGGATCGCAAACGGCTGGAGCATTTGTTCGGGTATGCCGTTAGAGGGATGTCTTATCCGAATGGTTCGTTCAGTCCAGCGATTAAGACGATGCTGCCCTCACTCGGCATTGAATATGCGCGGGTTGTACAGACGACAGGAGACTTTGGCCTGCCAGATGATTGGCATGAATGGAAGGCGACCTGCCACCATAATGATCATCTGATGGAACATGCGCAGACGTTTGCGGAACTGCACAAAACGCAATATTTGTATCTCATGTACGTATGGGGTCACAGCTACGAGTTTGATGACCAAGGCAATTGGGAGCTGATGGAGCAGTTTTGCGAATATATCGGGGGCCGGGAAGATATTTGGTATGCAACGAATAAGGAGATTGTCGATTATATAAAAGCGTATGAGCGTCTGCAATTTTCAGCTGGTTTAACGTTTGTGGAAAATCCGAGTGCGCAAAGCATCTGGCTTAGCGTCGACGGTGTAAAGCTCGAGGTTGCAGGCGGCAGCCGCGTATCCCTTATAGGAAGCAAGGAGGAATAA
- a CDS encoding YdeI family protein, giving the protein MTESKLDPKVDAFLSKAKKWKEEYEKLRTIVLDCELTEDYKWMHPCYTLDHKNIVLIHGFKEYCALLFHKGALLQDTHGILIQQTENVQAARQIRFTNAQQIIEMETILKAYIYEAIEVEKSGLDVAFKKHTEYTIPEELQNKLDDIPALKTAFEALTPGRQRAYLFYFSEPKQSKTRQSRVEKYMQHILNGKGLKD; this is encoded by the coding sequence ATGACAGAAAGCAAACTGGATCCCAAGGTTGATGCATTTTTAAGCAAAGCTAAAAAGTGGAAGGAAGAATACGAGAAGCTGCGAACGATCGTTCTTGACTGTGAGCTTACCGAGGATTATAAGTGGATGCATCCTTGTTACACGCTTGATCATAAAAACATCGTTTTAATACATGGTTTTAAAGAATATTGTGCGCTTCTGTTTCACAAAGGAGCCTTGCTGCAGGATACCCACGGCATACTCATTCAACAGACGGAAAATGTACAGGCGGCTCGCCAAATTCGGTTCACCAATGCTCAACAAATCATTGAAATGGAAACCATTTTAAAAGCCTATATTTATGAAGCTATTGAAGTTGAAAAATCCGGTCTGGACGTGGCGTTTAAAAAGCATACAGAATACACCATTCCTGAAGAACTTCAAAATAAACTCGATGATATCCCTGCTTTGAAGACGGCTTTTGAAGCATTGACGCCCGGACGGCAAAGAGCGTACCTTTTTTATTTTTCTGAGCCCAAGCAATCCAAAACACGGCAGTCACGGGTTGAAAAATATATGCAGCACATTCTGAACGGAAAAGGATTAAAAGATTAA
- a CDS encoding GGDEF domain-containing protein, producing MTILSWLAGPSGQLLASSCVILILILMLFMSVRLSASYKNNRTYGLLNATLPFFMIQQALLAMLAYAGTAIPPWIHLLATTLQIVSFIIINLVFMKLYTHRGTRLKVTPFVVMLVLTFVIAGLHITYMSFAGTETGAGRAGNFIGLDFYALIVTFLILLDTKGIDMNTKYFASLVTYFVYELAHLADAYAFHGTMPGMQIFTYLLSVVYFVQLFLLLFDWVIERLIATYQSSITDGLTGLYNRRTFNMKAAQLMKRGKGVAVIFCDIDNFKQLNDTQGHHKADMVLKQVSEILKEESVEIGTAGRYGGEELLACITLDKVKPERVAESIRKRVELETIVTISVGVCIAKKHAEIQELVKAADEAMYTSKKSGKNRVTIAPTSAAMKQSL from the coding sequence ATGACAATCCTTTCTTGGTTAGCAGGGCCGAGCGGTCAACTGCTCGCATCTTCATGCGTTATTCTCATCCTTATTCTTATGTTATTCATGTCTGTGCGCCTTAGCGCCAGCTACAAGAACAATCGAACTTATGGACTGCTCAATGCAACGCTGCCCTTCTTTATGATTCAACAGGCGCTGCTGGCTATGCTTGCTTATGCTGGCACCGCTATTCCGCCGTGGATTCATCTGCTAGCGACAACCTTGCAAATCGTTTCTTTTATCATTATAAACCTTGTTTTCATGAAATTATATACTCATCGGGGAACCCGCTTGAAAGTAACGCCTTTTGTCGTGATGCTCGTGCTGACTTTTGTAATCGCCGGGCTGCATATTACGTATATGTCCTTCGCTGGTACAGAAACTGGTGCAGGCAGGGCAGGCAACTTTATTGGGCTTGATTTTTATGCCTTGATCGTCACCTTTCTGATTTTGCTCGATACGAAGGGTATCGATATGAACACGAAATATTTTGCCAGCCTCGTCACCTATTTCGTCTACGAGCTCGCTCATTTGGCGGATGCCTACGCATTTCACGGCACGATGCCAGGAATGCAGATTTTCACCTACTTGCTGTCGGTCGTCTATTTTGTCCAGCTGTTTCTGCTATTGTTTGATTGGGTGATTGAGCGCCTTATTGCAACCTATCAATCGTCCATTACCGATGGTTTGACGGGGCTGTATAATCGCCGTACTTTCAATATGAAGGCAGCCCAGCTAATGAAGCGCGGCAAAGGCGTGGCCGTTATTTTCTGCGACATTGACAACTTCAAGCAGCTTAATGATACGCAGGGCCATCATAAGGCCGATATGGTGCTGAAGCAGGTTTCGGAAATTTTGAAAGAGGAATCGGTGGAAATTGGAACGGCCGGAAGATATGGCGGTGAAGAGCTGCTCGCCTGCATTACTCTTGACAAAGTGAAGCCGGAGCGGGTCGCTGAATCGATCCGCAAGCGCGTAGAGCTGGAGACGATTGTCACGATCAGCGTCGGCGTATGCATCGCGAAGAAGCACGCAGAAATTCAGGAGCTGGTGAAAGCTGCCGATGAAGCGATGTATACGTCCAAAAAAAGCGGCAAAAACCGCGTAACGATCGCCCCTACCTCTGCGGCCATGAAGCAATCGCTTTAG
- a CDS encoding glycosyltransferase family 4 protein yields MNILQALFFPPEQPGGVSSMIPYIQDRFQQMGWEMELFSIPKRVRGKGQEEVVFETFDYHAFEGDPLVDKYIQTYRDYVWWTKLRLKKSYDIIHAHHPIAALVMKQLYPDTPVMMTIHSSYERELILNGKIEENSKVHQFLTAIYGELEARVDKLLTVSESFRTYISPYIKDAAAIKVIPNGFDEKRFKPIAHENEVPQLITVCRLVPAKGIDILLHGCAELKRRGHPFVLHIIGDGPIRPELEQLAVELDLYDDIIFYGYMLHPEEFMPFFDIFVLPSRAEAFGSVFAEAALCWLALVGTNVGGISEQIDDGVNGLLVPPEDPIALAEALEKLVTDSSYRYNLARSGWDKAKQVYSLTRVIAQLKKVYVNTLRQAE; encoded by the coding sequence ATGAACATCTTACAGGCTTTATTTTTCCCGCCGGAGCAGCCGGGTGGCGTTTCTTCCATGATTCCCTATATTCAGGATCGCTTTCAGCAGATGGGATGGGAGATGGAGCTATTCTCAATTCCGAAGCGAGTAAGAGGAAAAGGGCAGGAGGAAGTGGTATTCGAAACATTCGATTACCATGCTTTTGAGGGAGATCCGCTTGTCGATAAATATATTCAAACGTACCGCGATTACGTCTGGTGGACGAAGCTTAGGCTGAAGAAGAGCTATGATATTATTCACGCGCATCATCCGATTGCGGCGCTGGTTATGAAGCAGCTGTATCCAGACACGCCCGTCATGATGACGATTCACTCCAGCTACGAGCGCGAGCTGATTTTGAATGGCAAAATTGAAGAAAATAGCAAGGTGCATCAATTTTTGACCGCTATTTATGGCGAGCTGGAAGCTCGTGTTGATAAACTGCTGACGGTGTCGGAATCATTCCGCACCTATATTTCTCCTTATATAAAAGATGCAGCGGCAATTAAGGTTATTCCAAACGGATTTGATGAGAAGCGCTTTAAGCCGATTGCCCATGAGAATGAAGTTCCCCAGCTCATTACCGTATGCCGCCTTGTGCCGGCTAAAGGCATTGACATTCTTCTTCATGGCTGTGCGGAGCTGAAGCGCAGAGGACATCCATTCGTGCTGCATATTATCGGAGATGGGCCAATCCGTCCGGAGCTGGAGCAGCTCGCGGTCGAGCTGGATTTATATGACGATATTATTTTTTACGGTTATATGCTGCATCCCGAGGAATTTATGCCGTTTTTTGATATTTTCGTGCTGCCTTCGCGGGCGGAGGCGTTCGGTTCCGTATTTGCCGAGGCAGCGCTCTGCTGGCTTGCCCTTGTCGGAACGAATGTAGGGGGCATTTCGGAGCAAATTGACGATGGGGTCAATGGGCTGCTTGTACCGCCAGAGGACCCGATTGCACTTGCTGAGGCGCTGGAGAAGCTGGTCACGGATTCCTCGTATCGTTACAATTTGGCGCGTTCAGGCTGGGATAAAGCAAAGCAGGTTTATTCGCTGACACGGGTTATTGCGCAGTTGAAAAAAGTATACGTCAATACGCTGCGTCAAGCGGAATGA